The DNA sequence TCTGTTTAATGGCGAAGTGCTGCAAACGCACCACAAACAGCCTGTTAAAGATGGAGGTGGAGAGGGATTGCTCAATTTAGAGCTAATTCACAAATCCTGCCATAATCACAGACACGTGCATGGGCGAAGGCTTGAGCCGGATGATGGATGAACTGTCAAGTCCGGTTCTTTGGGGGGAGGGATGCGGCGACGTATGCCCTCCTACCCGACATCTTGGAT is a window from the Gloeocapsopsis sp. IPPAS B-1203 genome containing:
- a CDS encoding HNH endonuclease signature motif containing protein, whose translation is MGRVLLAPGSKLYYIAQSQRWKCEVCSEHLFNGEVLQTHHKQPVKDGGGEGLLNLELIHKSCHNHRHVHGRRLEPDDG